A single Mangifera indica cultivar Alphonso chromosome 20, CATAS_Mindica_2.1, whole genome shotgun sequence DNA region contains:
- the LOC123204248 gene encoding pyruvate dehydrogenase E1 component subunit alpha-3, chloroplastic-like, which translates to MSSTFSSSINTITPRSFSTNNSSLTPFLGSTRHLRFNPLTNSALPLPKLRQSSIVAVSDVKEKNLKSSPSVGNVLITKEEGLELYEDMVLSRIFEDMCAQMYYRGKMFGFVHLYNGQEAVSTGFIKLLRKQDTVVSTYRDHVHALSKGVSAREVMSELFGKTTGCVRGQGGSMHMFSKEHNLIGGFAFIGEGIPIATGAAFTSKYKREVLKDSNCDDITVAFFGDGTCNNGQFFECLNMAALWKLPIVFVVENNLWAIGMSHLRATSDPEIWKKGPAFGMPGVQVDGMDVLKVREVAKEATERARRGDGPTLVECETYRFRGHSLADPDELRDPSEKAHYAARDPLTALKKYMIESKLASEAELKAIEKKIEELVEDSVEFADASPHPPRSQLLENVFADPKGFGIGPDGRYRCEDPKFTEGTAHV; encoded by the exons ATGTCTTccactttttcttcttccatcaACACCATAACACCCCGCTCTTTTTCAACTAATAACTCTTCACTCACTCCCTTTCTGGGATCCACCCGTCACCTCCGTTTCAATCCTCTTACTAACTCTGCGTTGCCTCTTCCAAAGCTTCGCCAATCCAGCATCGTTGCTGTCTCTGATGTTAAGGAAAAAAACCTCAAATCTTCTCCATCTGTTGGCAATGTG TTGATAACAAAGGAGGAAGGATTGGAGCTCTATGAAGACATGGTTTTGAGCAGGATATTTGAAGACATGTGTGCCCAGATGTACTACAGAGGCAAAATGTTTGGCTTTGTTCATTTATACAATGGCCAAGAAGCTGTTTCCACTGGTTTCATTAAATTGTTGAGGAAACAAGACACTGTTGTTAGTACTTACAGAGACCATGTTCATGCTTTAAGTAAAGGAGTGTCTGCTCGTGAAGTTATGAGTGAGCTCTTTGGGAAGACCACTGGCTGTGTTAGAGGCCAAGGTGGGTCTATGCACATGTTCTCTAAAGAACATAATTTGATTGGTGGATTTGCATTCATTGGTGAAGGGATACCTATTGCCACTGGTGCTGCATTTACTTCAAAGTACAAACGAGAGGTTTTGAAGGACAGTAATTGTGATGATATCACTGTTGCCTTCTTTGGAGATGGTACCTGTAACAATGGACAGTTTTTTGAGTGTTTAAATATGGCAGCATTGTGGAAATTGCCCATTGTGTTTGTGGTCGAGAACAACTTGTGGGCAATTGGGATGTCACATTTGAGAGCAACCTCTGATCCCGAGATATGGAAGAAAGGGCCTGCCTTTGGAATGCCTGGTGTTCAAGTAGATGGAATGGATGTCTTGAAGGTGAGAGAAGTAGCTAAGGAGGCAACTGAGAGAGCTAGAAGAGGGGATGGACCCACTTTGGTTGAATGTGAAACCTACAGATTTAGAGGACATTCTTTGGCTGATCCTGATGAGCTTCGTGATCCTT CTGAGAAGGCTCACTATGCAGCAAGAGATCCCCTCACAGCTTTGAAAAAGTACATGATTGAGAGCAAATTGGCCAGTGAAGCTGAATTAAAAGCCATAGAGAAGAAGATTGAAGAGTTGGTTGAGGATTCTGTGGAATTTGCAGATGCAAGCCCCCATCCACCTAGAAGTCAGCTGCTGGAAAATGTATTTGCTGATCCAAAAGGCTTTGGAATTGGCCCTGATGGAAGGTACAGATGTGAGGATCCCAAATTCACAGAAGGAACTGCCCATGTCTAG
- the LOC123204249 gene encoding uncharacterized protein LOC123204249, protein MGLASVLWEIFNKPTAGDVVRELFMLIAPLWIAVIVGVLVGWAWKPKWVNLDYRDLVDASLSKVANSSSIGFASIPSLDFLKFQLPTCISGVSDDGLKSDAFNDQPTINSDCSLPQRQNLALVTEDDLEHLCRLVEIKDGGPSWIHMMDRSTQNMRYQAWRRDPETGPPQYRSSTIFEDATPEMVRDFFWDDEFRLKWDDMLTHASTLEECPTTGTMVVQWVRKFPFFCSDREYIIGRRIWESGRSYYCVTKGVPFSSVPRRNKPRRVDLFYSSWCIRAVESRRGDGQLTACEILLFHHEDMGIPWEIAKLGVRQGMWGAVKKFDPAFQAYLKERASTASPSRYAFMAQINTKVSADYLTSLESSTSNSTDSEILDSSKKPVGRNIPKLVVVGGAIVLACSLDRGLLTKAVIFGVARRFAKIGKRL, encoded by the exons ATGGGTTTGGCGTCAGTTTTATGGGAGATTTTTAACAAACCTACCGCGGGTGATGTTGTAAGAGAGTTGTTTATGTTGATTGCACCTTTGTGGATTGCTGTGATTGTTGGGGTTTTGGTTGGTTGGGCATGGAAGCCCAAATGGGTCAATTTAGATTATAGAGATTTGGTGGATGCTTCACTTTCCAAGGTTGCGAATTCATCTTCTATTGGTTTTGCTTCCATTCCCAGTCTCGACTTTTTGAAGTTTCAGTTGCCCACTTGCATATCCGGTGTTTCTGATGATGGGCTGAAATCAGACGCCTTCAATGACCAACCTACCATCAATTCTGATTGCAG TTTGCCGCAGAGACAAAACTTAGCGCTGGTGACGGAGGATGATTTAGAGCATTTATGTAGGCTTGTTGAGATAAAAGATGGAGGTCCATCTTGGATACACATGATGGATCGTTCTACACAGAATATGCGATATCAAGCTTGGCGGAGAGATCCTGAG ACTGGCCCTCCACAATATCGAAGCAGTACCATCTTTGAGGATGCCACTCCTGAGATGGTGAGGGATTTCTTTTGGGATGATGAATTTCGGTTAAAGTGGGATGACATGCTTACACATGCCTCTACTTTGGAGGAGTGCCCCACCACTGGAACAATGGTAGTCCAATGGGTGCGCAAG TTTCCCTTCTTTTGCAGTGACAGAGAATACATTATAGGCCGTCGAATTTGGGAGTCTGGACGATCTTACTACTGTGTAACAAAG GGAGTACCCTTCTCCTCTGTGCCAAGACGTAATAAACCCAGACGTGTGGATTTGTTCTATTCAAGTTGGTGCATTCGTGCAG TTGAATCAAGGAGAGGGGATGGCCAGCTGACTGCATGTGAGATCTTACTATTCCATCATGAAGACATGGGTATCCCCTGGGAAATTGCAAAGCTTGGCGTCCGACAGGGTATGTGGGGAGCTGTCAAGAAGTTTGACCCTGCCTTCCAGGCATATCTAAAGGAAAGAGCATCCACAGCCTCACCCTCACGTTATGCCTTCATGGCCCAGATCAACACCAAAGTCAGTGCAGACTACCTAACATCCTTAGAGAGTTCCACTAGCAATTCAACCGATAGTGAAATATTAGATTCATCTAAGAAACCTGTGGGAAGGAACATACCTAAGCTTGTAGTTGTTGGTGGGGCAATTGTCCTCGCTTGTAGTCTTGATCGAGGACTCTTGACTAAGGCAGTCATATTTGGAGTAGCCAGAAGGTTCGCTAAAATCGGAAAGAGGTTGTGA
- the LOC123203930 gene encoding beta-1,6-galactosyltransferase GALT31A-like, with product MGINRPQKVANGVSTRWVSVLCCASFFFGVIVINRFWPVPDPIKRDEEVLYLKKHQSEVLNPAINCEKKDASIQAGDILSQVSQTHDVIMTLDKTISSLEMQLAAARAAKGDNEEGSPVVTKSGYENLKERQKVFFVMGIITAFSSRKRRDSIRDTWMPKGEKLKRLEKEKGIIMRFVIGHSASPGGVLDRAIDAEEELHKDFLRLNHIEGYHELSSKTQIYFSTAVAKWDADFYIKVDDDVHVNLGMVGSTLARHRSKPRVYIGCMKSGPVLAQKGVKYHEPEYWKFGEEGNKYFRHATGQIYAISKDLATYISVNRHILHRYANEDVSLGSWFIGLDVEHIDERSLCCGTAPDCEWKAQAGNPCAASFDWSCSGVCKSVERMEEVHQRCGEGDEAIWHTSF from the exons ATGGGTATTAACAGACCTCAAAAAGTAGCTAATGGAGTTTCAACCAGATGGGTTTCTGTTCTCTGCTGTGCTAGTTTCTTCTTCGGTGTTATTGTTATCAACag ATTTTGGCCTGTTCCTGATCCAATCAAAAGGGATGAAGaggttttatatttaaagaagCATCAATCAGAAGTATTGAACCCGGCAATTAATTGTGAGAAGAAG GATGCTTCTATCCAGGCAGGGGACATTCTTTCTCAAGTTTCTCAAACTCATGACGTTATCAT GACATTGGACAAAACAATTTCCTCGTTGGAGATGCAGCTGGCAGCTGCTAGGGCTGCCAAAGGTGATAATGAAGAAGGATCTCCAGTAGTTACAAAATCAggatatgaaaatttgaaggaaCGCCAGAAGGTTTTCTTTGTTATGGGAATCATTACTGCATTCAGCAGTAGAAAGCGAAGAGATTCAATTAGAGATACTTGGATGCCTAAAg GAGAGAAGTTAAAAAGGTTGGAGAAAGAGAAGGGAATCATAATGCGGTTTGTTATAGGACACAG TGCAAGCCCAGGTGGTGTGTTGGATCGTGCTATTGATGCAGAGGAAGAGCTGCATAAGGATTTCCTACGACTG AATCATATAGAAGGCTATCATGAATTGTCATCCAAAAcccaaatatatttttcaacagCTGTTGCTAAGTGGGATGCTGACTTCTACATAAAAGTTGATGATGATGTACATGTAAATCTTG GTATGGTTGGTTCTACACTGGCACGCCATAGATCAAAACCCCGAGTTTATATTGGTTGTATGAAATCTGGACCTGTCCTGGCACAAAA AGGGGTCAAGTACCATGAACCAGAATATTGGAAATTTGGTGAGGAGGGAAACAAGTATTTTAGGCATGCAACAGGACAAATATATGCAATCTCTAAAGATTTGGCCACCTATATTTCAGTAAATCG GCATATACTCCATAGATATGCAAATGAAGATGTCTCTCTAGGATCTTGGTTTATCGGTCTTGACGTTGAGCACATTGATGAGCGAAGCCTTTGCTGTGGGACTGCCCCCG ATTGTGAATGGAAAGCTCAAGCAGGGAACCCTTGTGCCGCATCGTTTGACTGGAGCTGCAGTGGCGTCTGCAAGTCTGTAGAGAGAATGGAGGAGGTACACCAGCGCTGTGGGGAGGGCGATGAAGCTATCTGGCATACCAGTTTCTAA